From Miscanthus floridulus cultivar M001 chromosome 15, ASM1932011v1, whole genome shotgun sequence, the proteins below share one genomic window:
- the LOC136508113 gene encoding uncharacterized protein isoform X1, with product MTLAALICDTGQRKALKVNRHLSEGAAAGLLAGRCKPTTAYETIKKLLKLAELNSCTYCEDGLALERLREAAKKAKGPRFVVGNQDLLKVFLELLRGSIPKVLQNLL from the exons ATGACGTTGGCGGCGCTAATCTGCGACACGGGCCAAAGGAAGGCCTTGAAG GTCAATCGGCACCTTTCAGAAGGCGCAGCTGCGGGACTTTTGGCCGGCCGCTGCAAGCCAACGACGGCTTATGAAACCATCAAGAAACTACTTAAATTGGCTGAG CTTAATTCATGCACATACTGCGAGGACGGGTTAGCACTGGAAAGGCTTAGGGAAGCTGCTAAGAAGGCAAAGGGCCcaag GTTTGTTGTAGGCAATCAAGATCTTCTCAAGGTGTTCCTGGAACTTCTCAGAGGCAGTATTCCCAAGGTGTTGCAGAATCTTCTCTAA
- the LOC136508113 gene encoding uncharacterized protein isoform X2, which produces MTLAALICDTGQRKALKVNRHLSEGAAAGLLAGRCKPTTAYETIKKLLKLAEVCCRQSRSSQGVPGTSQRQYSQGVAESSLR; this is translated from the exons ATGACGTTGGCGGCGCTAATCTGCGACACGGGCCAAAGGAAGGCCTTGAAG GTCAATCGGCACCTTTCAGAAGGCGCAGCTGCGGGACTTTTGGCCGGCCGCTGCAAGCCAACGACGGCTTATGAAACCATCAAGAAACTACTTAAATTGGCTGAG GTTTGTTGTAGGCAATCAAGATCTTCTCAAGGTGTTCCTGGAACTTCTCAGAGGCAGTATTCCCAAGGTGTTGCAGAATCTTCTCTAAGGTGA